The Acanthochromis polyacanthus isolate Apoly-LR-REF ecotype Palm Island chromosome 5, KAUST_Apoly_ChrSc, whole genome shotgun sequence genome includes a window with the following:
- the LOC127534178 gene encoding LOW QUALITY PROTEIN: low-density lipoprotein receptor class A domain-containing protein 2-like (The sequence of the model RefSeq protein was modified relative to this genomic sequence to represent the inferred CDS: inserted 1 base in 1 codon; deleted 2 bases in 2 codons), with amino-acid sequence MRNPFVNCRDFCGQTIRDDGMIVNSHQESKKYYFVTMGTDCHLTMQASSLKDKVQFXFRFFLVYSLLRVAPLSPAPLFPELEPTSGETLGDPCHAGSYVQFYDGRDKSSPPLGPPLCGKSPPRPVLSTGNYLTLRLVTRGTQPRVDFVGDFTSFRLGNSEPYFTCRNGKCIPLSLVCDDKGIDNCGDGSDLEENLTTGCKGQWDDTAVLWS; translated from the exons ATGAGGAATCCATTTG TGAATTGTCGTGACTTTTGTGGCCAGACGATCCGTGATGATGGTATGATTGTCAACTCCCACCAGGAATCCAAGAAGTACTACTTTGTGACTATGGGTACC GACTGTCACCTCACCATGCAGGCCAGCTCTCTGAAGGACAAGGTCCAGT CATTTCGCTTCTTCCTGGTCTACAGCTTGCTTAGAGTGGCCCCTCTGAGTCCTGCCCCTCTCTTCCCAGA ACTTGAACCTACCTCTGGTGAGACACTGGGAGACCCATGTCATGCTGGCTCATACGTTCAGTTTTATGATGGTCGGGACAAGAGCTCACCTCCCCTCGGACCT CCTCTTTGTGGGAAGAGCCCTCCCCGGCCAGTGCTGTCCACAGGAAACTACCTGACCCTACGGCTGGTGACCAGGGGCACTCAGCCCAGGGTGGACTTTGTGGGGGATTTCACTTCCTTCAGACTGGGTAA CAGTGAGCCCTACTTCACCTGCAGGAATGGGAAATGCATCCCTCTAAGTCTGGTCTGCGACGACAAAGGCATTGACAACTGTGGCGATGGAAGCgacctggaggaaaacctcacCACAGGATGTAAAGGTCAGTGGGATGATACTGCTGTGTTGTGGTCCTGA